TCGACAACGGCCAACTGGCGCTCCTCGTGACCAACCGGGTTTCTTCACACGCGGCACGCAGCGCCGGCGGCTTCGGGCTGATCGGGATGCGCGAGCGCGTTCTCGCGGCGGGCGGGCAGCTGGACGTGACCCACCTCGAGGGAGTCCACCGCGTCCGTGTCGTACTTCCGCTCGACGTCACGGAGGGGCAGAACCCGGTCGGTGTTCCCCCCGACATCACAGGTGAACAGCCATGATCCGCATTGTGCTGGCCGACGACCAGGCCATGATCCGCTCCGGCCTGCGTGCCCTGCTGGAGACAGATCCCACCATCACGGTCGTGGACGAGGCCGAGGACGGTGCCCAAGCCGTCCGGCTGACCAGGCGCCATCGCCCTGATCTGGTGGTCATGGACCTTCGGATGCCCCGAGTCGACGGAGTCGAAGCCGTCCGCCGGATCCGGGCCGATCCCGACACCTCCCGGGTCCCCATCCTCGTACTGACGACCTTCGACTCCAACGCCCACGTCGTCGCTGCCATCCGGGCCGGCGCCGACGGCTTCCTCGGCAAGGCCGCCGAACCCTCCGAACTCCTGGCCGCCGCCCACGACGTGGCCGAGGGCGGATCAACTCTCTCCCCTGCCGCTGCGCGCGCCCTCGTAAGACACACCGCACAACCGGAGACGGCCGCAGCTCACGCGACACCCGAGACGAACGCCGAGCGGGTCCGCCGGGCGGCCGCCCTCACCCATCGAGAGCGCGAAGTCGCCGTCCTCGTGGCCCAGGGGCTCACCAACAGCGAGATCGCCGCCCACTTGTTCATCTCACCGCTGACCGCCAAGACCCACGTCAACCGCGCCATGCGCAAACTGGAAGCCGGTGACCGGGGGCAACTCGTCATCGCCGTCTTCGAAGCGGGGTTGCTTCAGCCCGGTGGGCACCCTGGCCCCACCGATCGCCCGGACGTCCCCGACGCTCCATAGCACTCCGGCCGCTGGAATGGAGCCTCAACTCACCCGCGCGATGGCCGCTCAGCAGCGCTTCCCGGCCCGGAACCACAAGCACGGCA
The nucleotide sequence above comes from Streptomyces sp. NBC_01716. Encoded proteins:
- a CDS encoding response regulator transcription factor, with product MIRIVLADDQAMIRSGLRALLETDPTITVVDEAEDGAQAVRLTRRHRPDLVVMDLRMPRVDGVEAVRRIRADPDTSRVPILVLTTFDSNAHVVAAIRAGADGFLGKAAEPSELLAAAHDVAEGGSTLSPAAARALVRHTAQPETAAAHATPETNAERVRRAAALTHREREVAVLVAQGLTNSEIAAHLFISPLTAKTHVNRAMRKLEAGDRGQLVIAVFEAGLLQPGGHPGPTDRPDVPDAP